AGGAGACACTGACGCCGGAAGCAGAGATGACAATGTCTCCGGTCAAGGTTGGAAGAGGCGCAAGGCTCATGAAGGAGGCGGCTCGactttttttttaggtttagatttcTTTTAGATTTGGTTTAGTGTAAACCGAGTAAGGAAAATTGTGtgctttgattttattttttaatttctggTTTAGTATTGTAAACCGGAATGTATTTGTAaaccaattttaatttataaataaaatttattttattttaaattataaaacaattttcatttaatttttatttatttttttaattttagttataattttttatttatttattgtataatGACCTATCATAGTACGAAAGTAGTGCTatagttaatttaaataatatcatTCAAACATTGCTATCGTATCTGTACATTTCTTAGCGTTCAAAAAATGCTATCGTAGAGGGCGTACCTACGATGGCTGCCGATGACATAGCATTTATGAATTCGCTATGAAACCCCTACTATAGCATATTTTCCGCGCTAAGAATgtacatatttcttgtagtgattcaAAACCATACAAATACAAGACAGTAGAATACTGGAGTTGTACAAACATGGCCAAATTTTTCGTAAAATCTTTAGTGATTCCCTCAGTTGATAGTACAAAACTACGAGGACATTCAAATTTAAGCAGCATGCAAGACATATTTACATGAGATACATCCAAAGGACCAAAGGCTTAAGAAAGAACGAAACAAATTTTCCAGCGTACTGGGTTCTGGCACACTCCCGACTCACCTCGTTTCTCGCCAGCAATCTGTAGCATGCTGCAACTAAAACCCATTGTATCAGAACTTATGAGATGTGCTATTGGAGATGGGAAAACAACTAGTTTCTGCTATGATCACTGGACAAATTTGGGTCCATTAATTGGAGTGGCGGGTCAAACTGGTCCTCCCAGTCTAAGAGTCAGGATTGGTGCTTCGGTGTCTGATGCAACGGTTGATGGGACTTGGAGGTTCCCTGCTGCTAGGTCTCACGAAATTCAGAATATCCAGATGGTAATAACCTCAATTGAACCACCTACATCCTTGAATGGACCAGATTGTTACTTATGGCGCAAGTAAGGGGACTCTTTTGGGCCTTCTTTCTCTTCTAAGATCACCTGGGAGCATCTACAGATCCCGGCACCAGTTGTGTTTTGGCATAAAGTCATTTGGTTCAAGGAAAACATTCCTAGAAACACGTTCATGTCCTGGTTGGCTCTCCTTCGACGGCTTCCTACTAAGGACATAATTCGACGATGGGGTCTAAATCTGACTGATCAGTGCGTGCGCTGCAACTCGGCGGTCGAAACGCATCACCACTGTTTCTTCGAATGCAGCTTCTCCTCTGCGCTTTGGCTGAAGTTTGGATCTAATATTCTGCCCAACCCGCCTGAAGACTTACACTCAGCAGCAGCTTGGATTGCATCATCCAGTCGAGTATTCTGCAGCAAGCAAGTGATTCTCCTCGAGTTTTTCTTTCAGTCCATCATCTATATCATCTGGAGAGAAAGGAACTCGCGTATCTTCACCTCGGTGTCCTCCTCGTCGAGTGTTCTTCATCTGGCGCTTGATAGGTTACTTCGTGACCGGCTTCTTTCATCCCCAGCACCCTCTCCAGCCGGTCCTTTGCTCCTTCAGCTTTATTTTGCCTTTTATCGGCCTCCTTAGGTTCCTTTTCGacttgtgttgtgttgtgttgtgttgtgttgtgttttgttgttcttgtttcattttgtGTAATAAGTTGATTGCAACatgtgaaaaatttaaaaatggtataatattaacattttatcagaaaaaaaaaacgaaacataAGTACGCGAACATATGCTACTAACCCAATAGCTGAAACTAATACCATAAAGTCAAGTCTGTAAATTTCTCGGACTTTCCCATACTTTAATAGAAAGCTTCTTACACCCCCGACGTAAACAAAAGCCTTGATAGTTTTAGCTTGAATTCAATcattaaatactaaaataaaacctACTTGCATCATTGATGGTTGGGGTTGggggaccattctcttagtctTATGTAATTAACTAAACAAATATCCCAGTATTATTTCTAAGACGGAACTGTTACACGCCGTGTTTTTAAATTCGGACCGATCCGATGGTTTGACcgggttcgaccatgaaccggttATATAGCCGGGATGGTCTAGTAGTTGGTTTGACCATGAACAAATTACATAGCCGGAtcagatttcaaaattattaaaccaataaaaatcaataaaactatcaaaaatctataaatcatcCATATAAACATGAAACTAATCTATATTTACAATGTTTTatgttcaaaattgatttatattttaactatgtatcatgtttactaatatacttttatatttacatactaaaaaaatattaaaccaaattATTGAACCAGGTTTGACCTGGTCGAACCATATTAAACCGTGACCCAAAATATTTCT
The window above is part of the Brassica napus cultivar Da-Ae chromosome C3, Da-Ae, whole genome shotgun sequence genome. Proteins encoded here:
- the LOC111203743 gene encoding uncharacterized protein LOC111203743 — encoded protein: MLQLKPIVSELMRCAIGDGKTTSFCYDHWTNLGPLIGVAGQTGPPSLRVRIGASVSDATVDGTWRFPAARSHEIQNIQMIPAPVVFWHKVIWFKENIPRNTFMSWLALLRRLPTKDIIRRWGLNLTDQCVRCNSAVETHHHCFFECSFSSALWLKFGSNILPNPPEDLHSAAAWIASSSRVFCSKQVILLEFFFQSIIYIIWRERNSRIFTSVSSSSSVLHLALDRLLRDRLLSSPAPSPAGPLLLQLYFAFYRPP